A DNA window from Luteolibacter luteus contains the following coding sequences:
- a CDS encoding hydroxymethylglutaryl-CoA reductase: MTGKRGLTQQHVARMLGGDSVEDAAARLAPDFKDLPKVPAGSAKVSRERAGELWEETGLPTRLKEILLDQSPGDLSVYQGNIENAIGEMRMPLGLAGPLRVNGVSAKGDFHIPLATTEAALVASYHRGCRLLTAAGGCSALVLYESLSRAPSFVFDTFSEASRFTVWAVDQFETFQQVAGTTTSHGKLVDVGVTLEGNHAYFNFEFTTGDASGQNMVTIATQAICDHILAHTPIQPQRYYIESNLSGDKKASTRAFTTTRGKKVTAEAHLSAELVKKHLHTTPRAMEQYWQMSAIGGVLSGTLGIHGHFANGLTALYLATGQDAACVAESATGVTRFEVTEDGGLYASVTLPGIMVGTVGGGTGLPTQKACLELMGLAGAGKSRALAEVCTGLLLAGELSIIGALSAGHFSRAHRKLARDRQKGSKES, translated from the coding sequence ATGACGGGAAAACGCGGGCTGACCCAGCAACATGTGGCACGGATGTTAGGCGGGGATAGCGTCGAGGACGCGGCGGCACGGCTAGCACCGGATTTCAAGGACCTGCCAAAGGTCCCGGCAGGCAGCGCAAAAGTCAGCCGCGAGCGTGCCGGGGAGCTCTGGGAAGAGACTGGCCTGCCCACCCGCCTGAAGGAGATCCTCTTGGATCAATCCCCCGGCGATCTCTCGGTCTATCAAGGGAATATCGAAAACGCCATCGGCGAGATGCGCATGCCCTTGGGCCTCGCAGGGCCCCTCCGCGTGAATGGCGTCTCCGCAAAGGGTGACTTCCACATTCCCCTCGCCACCACGGAGGCCGCCCTCGTCGCGAGCTACCACCGCGGCTGCCGGCTTCTCACTGCCGCAGGCGGATGCTCCGCGCTGGTGCTTTATGAGAGCCTGAGCCGGGCACCCTCGTTCGTCTTCGATACCTTCTCCGAAGCCAGCCGCTTCACCGTTTGGGCCGTGGATCAATTCGAGACCTTCCAACAGGTCGCCGGCACCACCACCTCGCATGGCAAGCTCGTCGATGTCGGTGTCACGCTTGAAGGAAACCACGCCTACTTCAATTTCGAGTTCACCACCGGCGATGCCTCCGGCCAGAACATGGTCACCATCGCCACCCAGGCGATCTGCGATCACATCCTGGCCCACACGCCGATCCAACCGCAACGCTACTACATCGAGTCGAACCTCTCCGGCGACAAGAAGGCCAGCACCCGTGCCTTCACCACCACCCGCGGCAAGAAGGTCACCGCAGAGGCCCACCTTTCCGCAGAGCTGGTAAAGAAGCACCTCCACACCACGCCTCGCGCCATGGAGCAGTACTGGCAGATGTCCGCCATCGGCGGCGTGCTCAGCGGCACCCTCGGCATCCACGGCCATTTCGCGAATGGCCTCACCGCCCTCTATCTTGCCACCGGCCAGGATGCCGCTTGCGTCGCCGAATCTGCAACCGGCGTGACCCGCTTCGAGGTGACCGAGGATGGCGGACTCTACGCCTCCGTCACCCTGCCCGGCATCATGGTCGGCACCGTGGGAGGCGGCACCGGCCTGCCAACCCAGAAAGCCTGCCTCGAACTCATGGGCCTCGCAGGCGCAGGCAAGTCCCGGGCCCTCGCCGAAGTCTGCACCGGCCTCCTCCTCGCCGGCGAACTCTCGATCATCGGTGCCCTCAGCGCCGGCCACTTTTCACGCGCCCACCGCAAGCTCGCCCGCGACCGCCAGAAAGGCAGCAAGGAGAGCTGA
- a CDS encoding UbiA family prenyltransferase, translated as MTILQRLWTYQKERFPLFAHGPLIAAFSACAVSFSSLIRHAPPPGWDMYLTAFVVCLLMFLQLRIADEFKDAEDDARWRPYRPVPRGLIKLSELRILFIVTAAIQLGLVLWLDPRLTWVLGIAWTYLALMSVEFFCRDWLKARPIVYLVSHMGIMPLVDFFGTACEWLPRAGSPPGGLGWFLAASFFNGIVIELGRKLRQPADEEEGVETYSRLWGMKGGVLVWLATLAVTFTCAVVASQAIHFMRPVCIGLGLVFGFALCTGWRYLAKGASGKKIEMISGIWTLALYLLLGLIPLWLHS; from the coding sequence ATGACAATTCTCCAGAGGCTGTGGACATACCAGAAGGAGCGCTTCCCGCTCTTCGCTCACGGCCCTCTCATCGCAGCCTTCAGCGCCTGCGCCGTCTCCTTCTCCTCGCTGATCCGCCACGCCCCTCCTCCCGGTTGGGACATGTACCTGACCGCCTTCGTCGTCTGCCTGCTGATGTTCCTTCAGCTTCGCATCGCGGATGAGTTCAAGGATGCCGAGGACGACGCCCGCTGGCGCCCCTACCGCCCCGTGCCCCGCGGCCTGATCAAGCTCTCCGAGCTGAGGATCCTCTTCATCGTCACCGCCGCCATCCAGCTCGGCTTGGTCCTTTGGCTTGATCCACGCCTTACCTGGGTGCTCGGCATCGCATGGACCTACCTCGCCTTGATGAGCGTGGAGTTCTTCTGCCGGGATTGGCTGAAGGCCCGCCCCATCGTCTACCTCGTGAGCCACATGGGCATCATGCCCCTCGTGGACTTCTTCGGCACCGCCTGCGAATGGTTGCCACGTGCCGGATCTCCACCCGGCGGGCTCGGTTGGTTCCTTGCCGCCAGTTTCTTCAATGGCATCGTGATCGAGCTCGGACGCAAGCTTCGTCAGCCCGCCGATGAGGAGGAAGGCGTGGAAACCTACAGCCGCCTCTGGGGCATGAAGGGTGGCGTCCTCGTCTGGCTCGCCACCCTTGCCGTCACCTTCACCTGCGCCGTGGTGGCCTCGCAGGCGATCCACTTCATGCGCCCGGTCTGCATCGGCCTCGGCCTGGTCTTCGGCTTCGCCCTCTGCACCGGCTGGCGCTATCTCGCGAAGGGCGCCTCCGGGAAGAAGATCGAAATGATCTCCGGGATCTGGACCCTCGCACTCTATCTCCTCCTCGGCCTCATTCCGCTGTGGCTGCATTCTTGA
- a CDS encoding PEP/pyruvate-binding domain-containing protein, whose protein sequence is MNLLFPGTSSSRFGGKGAALAKLGEAGFDVPAWFAVPPEATWETGDLTNALAQVGEGPFAVRSSATMEDGAGHSFAGQFETFLEVPASEVEQRIRDVRDSSKREAVLTYCRERGLPLPEPPTVLVQRMIQPRCAGVAFSADPVSGQRSVAVVSAVEGTGEKLVSGEVDGEDWRIGSGTASSPGKLLSESEARGIATLAKRCEKHFGRPQDIEWAIDRAGKLWLLQSRPITTLANQADPDDTLRVWDNSNIAESYGGVTTPLTFSFARRIYESVYREFCRLMSVPAERIERSDDVFPQMLGLIRGRTYYNLASWYRVLALLPGFQLNRSFMEQMMGVKEPLPESLVQKIIAESTVSRSADMRALVGTCLGLLRQLRGLDKQIASFQVRLDRALAPPLVPLAQMSGEDLVSHYRDLERKLLKRWDAPLVNDFFAMIFYGVLRSLCTKWAGDNSGTLQNDLLADTGGIISAEPPRRIIRMAKLAKESPGLPALLASPETPEKEKLAALSRHPELSKEFQRYLDEFGDRCLEELKLESPTVRDDATTLLASIGALALRQQLPEESRTEPTKPPAIGNPLKSGIFSYVLRQARERVRSRENLRFERTRLFGRVRSILRELGKRLHADGQLESADDIFYLELGEVLATWEATGTILKLGDLAAQRRAEFAIYQNETPPPDRFETHGPVHRYTVFEETRKQEEAAGNTEGIKGIGACPGKVTGRVRVVLDPRGARLEPREILVALQTDPGWVVLFPAASGLLVERGSLLSHSAIVSRELRLPCIVSLPRITTTLKTGDLVEMDGSTGSVRILESPATSLS, encoded by the coding sequence ATGAATCTTCTCTTCCCTGGGACCAGCAGCAGCCGCTTCGGCGGAAAAGGCGCGGCGCTCGCCAAGCTCGGCGAAGCGGGCTTCGATGTCCCCGCATGGTTCGCCGTGCCGCCGGAAGCCACTTGGGAAACAGGCGACCTCACCAACGCCCTCGCCCAAGTCGGTGAAGGCCCCTTCGCCGTGCGATCTTCCGCCACCATGGAAGACGGTGCCGGGCATTCCTTCGCGGGGCAATTCGAGACCTTCCTGGAAGTCCCGGCTTCCGAGGTCGAACAACGCATCCGCGACGTCCGTGATTCCTCAAAGCGCGAGGCCGTGCTCACCTATTGCCGCGAACGCGGCCTGCCGCTTCCGGAGCCACCCACCGTTCTGGTCCAGCGGATGATCCAGCCGCGCTGCGCGGGAGTTGCTTTCTCTGCCGATCCTGTCTCCGGCCAGCGCAGCGTCGCCGTGGTATCTGCAGTGGAAGGCACCGGCGAAAAGCTCGTCTCCGGTGAGGTCGATGGCGAGGACTGGCGCATCGGCAGCGGGACGGCCTCATCGCCCGGGAAGCTACTCTCCGAAAGCGAAGCCCGCGGGATCGCAACCTTGGCAAAGCGCTGCGAGAAACACTTCGGCCGGCCGCAGGACATCGAGTGGGCCATCGATCGGGCAGGAAAGCTCTGGCTTCTGCAATCGCGCCCCATCACCACGCTGGCGAACCAAGCCGATCCCGATGACACCCTGCGTGTCTGGGATAACAGCAACATCGCCGAAAGCTACGGCGGCGTTACCACGCCCCTCACCTTCTCGTTCGCTCGGCGGATTTACGAATCCGTCTATCGCGAGTTCTGCCGCTTGATGTCGGTTCCGGCCGAACGCATCGAGCGCTCCGATGACGTCTTCCCGCAGATGCTCGGCCTTATCCGTGGCCGCACCTACTACAACCTTGCGAGTTGGTATCGCGTGCTCGCCTTGCTCCCCGGCTTCCAGTTGAACCGCTCTTTCATGGAGCAGATGATGGGCGTGAAAGAGCCCCTGCCGGAATCCTTGGTCCAAAAGATCATCGCGGAGTCCACCGTCAGCCGTTCCGCCGACATGCGGGCACTGGTCGGCACCTGCCTCGGCCTCCTCAGGCAGCTCCGCGGACTCGACAAGCAGATCGCGTCTTTCCAAGTCCGGCTCGACCGAGCCCTCGCCCCACCACTCGTGCCTCTCGCCCAAATGAGCGGCGAGGATCTGGTGAGCCACTACCGCGACCTCGAGCGGAAGCTCCTCAAGCGCTGGGACGCACCATTGGTGAATGATTTCTTCGCCATGATCTTCTACGGCGTGCTCCGTAGTTTGTGCACCAAGTGGGCGGGCGATAACAGCGGCACCCTCCAGAATGATCTTCTGGCAGACACCGGAGGCATTATCAGCGCCGAGCCACCACGCCGCATCATCCGCATGGCGAAGCTCGCCAAGGAATCCCCCGGTCTCCCCGCCTTGCTCGCATCGCCTGAAACTCCGGAGAAGGAGAAGCTCGCCGCGCTCTCACGGCATCCCGAGCTTTCCAAGGAGTTCCAGCGCTACCTCGATGAATTCGGTGATCGCTGCTTGGAAGAGCTGAAACTGGAGAGCCCCACGGTCCGTGACGATGCCACCACCCTGCTTGCCTCCATCGGTGCCCTCGCCCTCCGCCAGCAATTGCCCGAGGAAAGCAGGACCGAGCCCACCAAGCCTCCCGCCATCGGCAATCCGCTCAAAAGCGGGATCTTCAGCTATGTGCTGCGCCAAGCTCGCGAACGCGTCCGCAGCCGGGAGAATCTCCGCTTTGAGCGCACCCGTCTCTTCGGCCGGGTCCGCAGCATCCTTCGGGAACTCGGCAAGCGCCTGCACGCCGATGGCCAACTGGAATCCGCCGACGACATCTTCTACCTGGAGCTCGGCGAGGTGCTGGCCACATGGGAAGCCACCGGCACCATTCTCAAGCTGGGCGATCTGGCAGCCCAGCGCCGCGCGGAGTTCGCGATCTATCAAAATGAAACCCCGCCGCCCGATCGCTTCGAGACCCACGGTCCCGTCCATCGCTACACCGTCTTCGAAGAGACGCGGAAACAGGAAGAAGCCGCTGGAAACACGGAAGGAATCAAGGGCATCGGGGCTTGTCCCGGGAAGGTCACCGGCCGTGTCCGCGTCGTGCTCGATCCACGCGGAGCCCGCCTTGAACCCCGAGAAATTCTCGTCGCCCTACAGACCGACCCTGGCTGGGTAGTTCTTTTCCCCGCTGCCTCAGGTCTCCTTGTCGAGCGCGGCAGCCTGCTATCCCACTCCGCCATCGTTTCCCGCGAACTGCGCCTGCCCTGCATCGTGTCGCTGCCACGCATCACCACCACGCTGAAGACCGGTGATCTGGTGGAGATGGATGGCAGCACCGGCAGCGTCCGTATCTTGGAATCCCCAGCCACCTCCCTTTCATGA
- a CDS encoding DUF3419 family protein, producing the protein MSKSEIQHRADFSAVRYAQCWEDSLLLVEAMKPAGRHCLSIGSAGDNSFALLAAGAASVTAVEMNPTQVACIELRKAAYLQLDHSGFLELHGSRPSSRRASLYRECRDLLPAPAREFWDARPEAVEGGIGGCGKFENYFKLFRSKVLPIAHPRKRVLSLMQSRSPDERLKFYEEVWNNRRWRSIFHVFFSRALMGALGRDPEFFKYVEGSVAERILSRTRHALAVLDPSANPYLHWILTGTHGDHLPYSLEASNYALIRSALQQDRFRVVESPIEALLEAEPAKRYDAYNLSDIFEYMSEANTEKLLRTLVAASNTGARLAYWNMLAPRSRPESMADLLKPCEEEAQALFKQDRAFFYSRLVVEEVRG; encoded by the coding sequence ATGAGCAAGTCCGAGATCCAGCACCGCGCCGATTTCTCCGCCGTCCGCTATGCCCAGTGCTGGGAGGATTCCCTGCTGCTGGTAGAAGCCATGAAACCCGCCGGCAGGCATTGCCTCAGCATCGGTTCGGCCGGTGACAATAGCTTCGCACTCCTCGCCGCGGGCGCGGCCTCCGTCACGGCCGTGGAAATGAATCCCACCCAGGTCGCCTGCATCGAACTACGGAAAGCGGCGTACTTGCAGCTCGATCACTCCGGCTTCCTCGAACTCCATGGCTCGCGGCCATCCTCGCGCCGGGCATCGCTCTACCGCGAATGCCGGGACCTGCTCCCCGCTCCCGCGCGCGAATTCTGGGACGCCCGTCCCGAGGCCGTCGAGGGCGGCATCGGTGGCTGCGGGAAATTCGAGAATTACTTCAAGCTCTTCCGCTCCAAAGTCCTGCCCATCGCCCATCCGCGGAAGCGAGTGCTGTCCTTGATGCAATCCCGCTCGCCCGACGAGCGGCTGAAGTTCTATGAGGAGGTCTGGAATAATCGCCGCTGGCGCTCCATCTTCCATGTCTTCTTCTCCCGCGCGCTGATGGGTGCCCTGGGCCGCGATCCGGAGTTCTTCAAATACGTGGAAGGCTCGGTGGCGGAACGGATCCTTTCCCGCACCCGCCACGCATTGGCGGTGCTCGATCCCTCGGCCAATCCTTACCTCCACTGGATCCTCACCGGGACCCACGGCGATCACCTGCCTTATTCGCTCGAAGCATCCAACTACGCACTGATCCGCAGCGCCCTCCAGCAGGACCGCTTCCGCGTGGTGGAAAGCCCCATCGAGGCACTGCTCGAAGCCGAGCCGGCCAAGCGCTACGATGCCTACAATCTGAGCGACATTTTCGAGTATATGAGCGAGGCAAACACCGAAAAGCTGCTGCGCACCTTGGTCGCCGCTTCGAATACCGGCGCGCGTCTCGCCTACTGGAACATGCTCGCCCCACGCTCCCGCCCGGAATCGATGGCGGACCTGTTGAAGCCTTGTGAAGAGGAAGCCCAGGCCCTCTTCAAGCAAGACCGCGCCTTTTTCTACAGCCGCTTGGTGGTGGAGGAGGTGCGCGGATGA
- a CDS encoding GNAT family N-acetyltransferase: protein MNEPRYLIHEGSDLPEIPVADGLSRPEALAGPEEAMDARVFITDDEGRSIGHAALWWSDAPPLEGHKPGTIGGFDSTDEATAIQLLEVATSYLRKLGCTLAIGPMNGNTWRRHRYVIGSSGRGPFLLEPRNPAPHPIWWHAAGFEELSRYSSSLMPLDGEAAVSPALKERLEKSGIVIRPLDASRYDDELRTIHEISLKSFSNNFLYTPLEEDSFIASYRKVKDRVDPDFVRIAEKDGETCGFVFAIADLESAARGEKPALIVKTLAVDPSSRSAGLGSLLVDEVHRLGREKGFTEAIHALQHETNTSLKITGRHHGEAFRRYALFSKPL, encoded by the coding sequence ATGAACGAACCCCGATACCTGATTCATGAAGGCTCCGACCTTCCGGAGATCCCGGTGGCCGATGGTTTGAGCCGGCCCGAAGCCTTGGCAGGACCGGAGGAAGCCATGGATGCCCGCGTCTTCATCACCGATGATGAAGGCCGCTCGATCGGTCATGCGGCGCTGTGGTGGAGCGACGCACCGCCGCTGGAAGGCCACAAGCCCGGCACCATCGGCGGCTTCGATTCCACGGACGAGGCCACCGCGATCCAGCTTCTGGAAGTCGCCACCAGCTATCTCCGCAAGCTCGGCTGTACGCTCGCGATCGGACCGATGAACGGTAACACTTGGCGCCGCCATCGCTACGTCATCGGAAGCAGCGGCCGTGGCCCCTTCCTCCTCGAGCCGCGCAATCCCGCGCCTCATCCCATCTGGTGGCATGCTGCGGGCTTCGAAGAGCTTTCCCGCTACTCCTCCTCGCTGATGCCGCTCGACGGAGAAGCCGCCGTTTCCCCCGCATTGAAGGAGCGCTTGGAGAAATCCGGCATCGTCATCCGTCCGCTCGACGCCTCCCGCTACGACGACGAACTGCGCACGATCCACGAAATCAGCCTGAAGAGCTTCTCGAACAACTTCCTCTACACACCTCTGGAGGAAGACTCATTCATCGCTTCCTATCGCAAGGTGAAGGATCGCGTGGACCCGGATTTTGTTCGTATCGCCGAGAAGGATGGCGAGACCTGCGGCTTTGTCTTCGCCATCGCCGACCTCGAATCGGCCGCCCGGGGCGAGAAGCCCGCACTCATTGTCAAGACACTGGCCGTCGACCCCTCCTCCCGCAGCGCCGGACTCGGCAGCCTCCTGGTCGATGAGGTTCACCGTCTCGGCCGCGAGAAAGGCTTCACGGAAGCCATCCATGCCTTGCAGCATGAAACGAATACCTCGCTGAAAATCACCGGCCGCCATCATGGCGAAGCTTTCCGTCGCTACGCGCTCTTCTCGAAACCACTATGA
- a CDS encoding AMP-binding protein → MNLVAILRERAVMHPDRPALVDRWKGKDRSISFRELQDRVERGSARLQELGLKRGSTIMVLHPIAIELYEILLSAFHSGMRVMLVDPGVGKGFISNCCKRVAPDAFFGSWKAQMLRYFEHGLKQVPLKIRSGAWFPGTVPWQKNLEGKALTDLPEDEAALITFTSGSTGAPKAAVRTHGFLIAQHKALSKALDYEDGEVDLVTLPVFVLANLASGLTSVLADFKLGKDGSEGAARVREQCLRYHVTRCAASPHFFEVMLTVPDSMATLKKVYTGGAAVFPELMKRLTNVLPESSITAVFGSTEAEPMAHLDVREYDLVKMTMTSEGYGLCAGHPVEEVELRIIKNSWGTPLKALDPASFDSMTLPQGQPGEVVVTGDHVLSGYLGGVGDEETKIHVGGKVWHRTGDAAWLDKNGCLWLLGRCSAKLPSSPVAPPELPEGALDYPFAIEAAVGMRYPQVVSAAIGWKDKRTLVFGHGQPDPATSEEMAREFETLGIQQVIFAGGKLPMDRRHHAKIDYPALRAMLEAREAKAS, encoded by the coding sequence ATGAACCTCGTAGCGATCCTGCGCGAACGCGCCGTCATGCATCCCGACCGCCCGGCGCTCGTCGACCGGTGGAAGGGCAAGGATCGCTCGATCAGCTTCCGCGAACTTCAGGATCGCGTCGAGCGGGGCTCCGCCCGCCTCCAGGAACTCGGACTGAAGCGCGGCAGTACAATCATGGTCCTGCACCCCATCGCGATCGAACTCTACGAGATCCTGCTCTCCGCCTTCCACTCGGGCATGCGCGTGATGCTCGTCGATCCCGGCGTGGGCAAGGGCTTCATCAGCAACTGCTGCAAGCGAGTCGCACCCGATGCCTTCTTCGGCTCATGGAAAGCCCAGATGCTGCGCTACTTCGAGCACGGCCTCAAGCAGGTCCCGCTGAAGATCCGCTCGGGGGCATGGTTTCCGGGCACCGTGCCTTGGCAAAAAAACCTTGAAGGCAAAGCCCTCACCGACCTTCCCGAAGACGAAGCCGCTCTCATCACCTTCACCAGTGGCAGCACCGGCGCACCGAAAGCCGCCGTGCGTACCCATGGCTTCCTGATCGCCCAGCACAAGGCGCTTTCAAAGGCACTGGACTACGAGGATGGCGAAGTCGATCTGGTCACCCTGCCCGTATTCGTCCTTGCGAATCTCGCCTCCGGACTCACCAGCGTGCTTGCGGACTTCAAACTCGGAAAAGACGGCTCTGAGGGAGCGGCACGAGTGCGCGAACAATGCCTCCGCTATCACGTCACGCGTTGCGCGGCATCACCCCACTTCTTCGAGGTGATGCTCACCGTACCGGATTCGATGGCCACGCTGAAGAAGGTCTACACCGGCGGTGCCGCGGTCTTCCCGGAGCTGATGAAGCGGCTGACCAATGTCTTGCCGGAATCATCCATCACCGCCGTCTTCGGCTCCACCGAGGCCGAGCCCATGGCCCACCTTGATGTCCGCGAGTATGACCTCGTGAAGATGACGATGACCAGCGAAGGCTATGGCCTCTGCGCGGGACATCCGGTGGAGGAAGTCGAACTGCGGATCATCAAGAACAGCTGGGGCACTCCCTTGAAGGCACTCGACCCGGCGTCCTTCGATTCCATGACCCTGCCGCAAGGCCAACCCGGTGAAGTCGTGGTCACGGGTGATCATGTCCTCTCCGGCTACCTCGGCGGCGTGGGCGATGAAGAGACAAAGATCCACGTCGGCGGCAAGGTTTGGCACCGCACCGGCGATGCCGCATGGCTCGACAAAAACGGCTGCCTCTGGCTGCTCGGTCGTTGCTCGGCCAAGCTGCCCTCCTCGCCCGTGGCACCACCGGAACTACCTGAGGGCGCACTGGATTACCCCTTCGCCATCGAGGCCGCTGTCGGCATGCGTTACCCGCAGGTTGTCAGCGCCGCCATCGGATGGAAGGACAAGCGCACACTCGTCTTCGGCCATGGCCAACCCGACCCGGCCACGTCCGAGGAAATGGCACGGGAGTTCGAAACACTCGGCATCCAACAAGTCATCTTCGCAGGCGGCAAGCTGCCCATGGATCGACGCCATCATGCTAAGATTGATTACCCCGCTCTCCGCGCGATGCTGGAAGCGCGCGAGGCAAAAGCCTCCTGA
- a CDS encoding nucleotide-diphospho-sugar transferase: MPRKPPVLLISFNRPHLSQRVFERIRIYQPDRLYLAVDGPRAEETHPRDAAGVAACKDLAQAVDWPCEVFTRFSDVNQGCGRGVSNAITWMFEQESHGIILEDDCVPEPTFFDYCADLLDRYRDHPQVMHVSGNNFGGEGTAEACAPFSYAFTRYADLWGWATWARAWAHFRYQIPPPAEVPKSHFIQEGVDRYRQYAQRDRVLSTRQKTSMWGYQWQYAVLKNRGLCAAPAVNQISNTGFGEEATHTTGSGSLHAANVPTTPLTFPLSHPPEVVVSPRYNRIYADNVLGTTGRYRKRYLKRWIRTLLIPGYVPKK; encoded by the coding sequence ATGCCTCGCAAGCCACCGGTCCTTCTCATCTCCTTCAATCGCCCGCATCTCTCGCAGCGGGTCTTCGAGCGGATCCGGATCTACCAACCGGATCGCCTCTACCTTGCCGTCGATGGCCCGCGCGCGGAGGAGACCCATCCGCGCGATGCCGCTGGCGTGGCCGCCTGCAAGGATCTCGCCCAAGCCGTCGATTGGCCCTGCGAAGTCTTCACCCGCTTCTCCGATGTCAATCAGGGCTGCGGTCGCGGCGTGAGCAATGCGATCACCTGGATGTTCGAGCAAGAAAGCCACGGCATCATCCTGGAGGACGACTGCGTCCCGGAGCCGACCTTCTTCGATTACTGCGCGGATCTTTTAGATCGCTACCGGGATCACCCGCAGGTCATGCACGTCAGCGGCAACAACTTCGGCGGCGAGGGCACTGCGGAAGCCTGCGCGCCGTTCAGCTACGCCTTCACCCGCTACGCCGATCTCTGGGGCTGGGCCACTTGGGCGCGGGCATGGGCGCACTTCCGCTACCAGATCCCTCCACCGGCAGAGGTACCGAAGTCGCACTTTATCCAGGAAGGCGTGGACCGCTACCGCCAGTATGCACAGCGCGATCGCGTGCTCTCCACCCGGCAGAAGACCAGCATGTGGGGCTACCAGTGGCAGTATGCCGTGCTGAAAAACCGCGGCCTCTGCGCCGCACCCGCCGTGAACCAGATCTCGAATACCGGCTTCGGCGAGGAAGCGACCCACACCACCGGAAGCGGCAGCCTCCACGCAGCGAATGTCCCCACCACCCCGCTCACTTTCCCCCTCTCTCACCCGCCGGAGGTCGTCGTCTCGCCGCGATACAACCGCATCTACGCCGATAACGTGCTGGGAACCACCGGCCGCTACCGCAAGCGCTACCTGAAGCGCTGGATCCGCACCCTGCTGATCCCTGGCTACGTGCCGAAGAAGTGA
- a CDS encoding nitroreductase family protein → MRFLRRLLRKLDPVLARAAARSRLGSSLYYGIYRTDFLREQRSFAAGRQAYQDSLAKPGSSMAILRRNVHRIEKGLLMQPRRVPFALDYIGETVAAFATACKAPLEAEEFAWGRDVLSEYFAVHEKEAKANPHAEKFYTALSTSGWIADESTPRIPYRRDTAAPLPVDLESLRALARHRRSVRWFLQKPVPRSAIDAAIEIGTQAPSACNRQPFEFRIFDDRELVEQVIDIPFGLAGYGHNVPVLIVVVGQQRNFFSERDRHLIYIDASLAVMGLLYGLEVQGLSSCCVNWPDIEENETRMAELLKLSADERPVMLVALGYPDPQGMVARSVKKSLPVIRRYNFE, encoded by the coding sequence ATGCGATTCCTCCGCCGCCTGCTCCGCAAGCTCGACCCCGTCCTCGCCCGCGCGGCAGCCCGCAGCCGGCTCGGATCGTCCCTTTACTACGGCATCTATCGTACCGATTTCCTCCGGGAGCAGCGCTCCTTCGCCGCCGGTCGCCAAGCCTATCAGGATTCCCTTGCGAAACCCGGCAGCAGCATGGCCATCCTCCGCCGGAATGTTCACCGCATCGAAAAAGGCCTGCTAATGCAGCCGCGGCGAGTCCCCTTCGCCCTCGATTACATCGGCGAGACCGTCGCCGCCTTCGCCACCGCCTGCAAGGCTCCGCTGGAGGCCGAGGAATTCGCCTGGGGCCGCGATGTCCTCTCCGAGTACTTCGCCGTCCACGAAAAGGAAGCGAAAGCAAACCCCCACGCCGAAAAGTTCTACACCGCCCTCTCCACATCCGGCTGGATCGCCGACGAAAGCACGCCGCGCATCCCTTATCGCCGTGATACCGCGGCGCCCCTGCCTGTCGATCTCGAGTCCCTGCGCGCCCTCGCCCGTCATCGTCGATCGGTGCGCTGGTTCTTGCAGAAGCCCGTGCCCCGTAGCGCCATCGATGCCGCCATCGAGATCGGCACTCAGGCACCCAGCGCCTGCAACCGCCAACCCTTCGAGTTCCGCATCTTCGATGACCGCGAGCTGGTGGAGCAGGTCATCGATATCCCCTTCGGGCTCGCTGGCTATGGCCACAATGTCCCCGTGCTCATCGTCGTCGTCGGACAGCAGCGGAATTTCTTCAGCGAGCGCGACCGCCATCTCATCTACATCGATGCCTCACTCGCTGTCATGGGCCTGCTCTACGGACTCGAAGTGCAGGGCCTCAGTTCCTGCTGCGTGAACTGGCCGGACATCGAGGAAAACGAAACGCGCATGGCGGAGCTGCTCAAGCTCTCCGCCGACGAGCGCCCCGTCATGCTCGTCGCTCTCGGCTATCCCGATCCCCAGGGCATGGTCGCCCGCTCCGTGAAGAAAAGCCTGCCCGTGATCCGCCGCTACAATTTCGAATGA